A single genomic interval of Antarcticibacterium arcticum harbors:
- a CDS encoding alpha/beta hydrolase, giving the protein MKTAFYLFFFLFTTHAFTQERYLNDLFEVAPLQTKIYSVKSGQELKLDIYSPAKDTVQARPLIIFMHGGGFAGGTRSNEAEVKFAEAAARKGYVAVQISYRLTRKGQSFGCDYEAEGKMKTFRLAAEDFMDAVNFMLKNRSKYNIDPSRVIVGGSSAGAEAVLNAVYNERLMFDDLSKYEDVNFIGVFSLAGAIVDARYITRENAVPGVFFHGTEDNLVPYGTGPHHWCDRDKPGYIILDGSKTIAERLRELDSSFLLYSFEGGRHEHSGMPFDYLPEVFSFFHKVFLNGENLQQNVKISE; this is encoded by the coding sequence ATGAAAACTGCATTTTATCTCTTCTTTTTTTTATTTACAACCCATGCTTTTACCCAGGAACGTTATCTGAATGACCTTTTCGAGGTTGCCCCTCTTCAAACCAAGATCTACTCGGTTAAAAGTGGCCAGGAACTAAAACTCGATATCTACAGTCCGGCAAAAGATACTGTTCAGGCGAGGCCTCTTATTATTTTCATGCACGGCGGCGGATTCGCAGGCGGGACCCGCAGCAATGAAGCCGAGGTCAAATTTGCGGAAGCCGCCGCGAGGAAAGGTTATGTCGCGGTCCAGATCTCTTACCGGCTTACCCGTAAAGGCCAGTCTTTTGGTTGTGATTATGAAGCGGAAGGCAAAATGAAAACCTTCCGGCTCGCTGCAGAAGATTTTATGGATGCTGTCAATTTTATGCTGAAGAATAGATCCAAATATAACATTGATCCCTCGCGGGTTATCGTTGGCGGTAGCAGCGCCGGTGCCGAAGCGGTACTTAACGCTGTTTATAATGAACGGCTTATGTTTGATGATCTCTCTAAATACGAAGATGTAAATTTTATAGGAGTTTTCTCCCTCGCCGGTGCCATCGTGGATGCCAGATATATTACCCGGGAAAATGCGGTTCCCGGTGTTTTCTTTCATGGCACAGAGGATAACCTGGTGCCGTATGGTACAGGTCCCCATCACTGGTGTGACCGCGACAAACCGGGTTATATCATCCTGGACGGCTCTAAAACTATTGCAGAAAGGTTAAGAGAACTGGACTCCTCCTTTCTCCTCTATAGTTTTGAGGGTGGAAGACATGAACATTCAGGAATGCCCTTTGATTACCTGCCGGAAGTTTTCAGCTTTTTTCACAAGGTTTTCCTCAATGGTGAAAACCTGCAACAAAATGTGAAAATTTCTGAATAA
- a CDS encoding CehA/McbA family metallohydrolase domain-containing protein, translating to MKPLLLLLLVLILASTSSVAQEEKYYKGNLHTHSYWSDGDEFPEMIMQWYKNKGYDFVALSDHNTIAEGEKWKTIPRDTLYQNAFREYLNQYGEDWVQYRKDSTGTHVKLKGLSEFRPLFEEDEKFMIFRAEEVTSYLEDKAVHMGAINIQEYIEPQKGNTIVELIQNNLNAIREQSERTGEPILQHLNHPNFTYAITAEDIIQIDGERFFEVFNGHPYVNNYGDSIHDSTEKMWDQINIAYLNTGKPIMYGLATDDSHHYHKFGSKYSNAGRGWVMVKSDRLHPHSLIEAMEAGDFYSSTGVVLDNIRFENNILSVTIKAEEGVTYTTEFITAHKDNSRAKSVKTVEGSCASYTLPKDHLYVRAKITSSKLKENPYMEGDVEVAWTQPFLTEN from the coding sequence ATGAAACCCCTACTACTTCTACTTTTAGTTCTAATCCTTGCTTCTACAAGTTCTGTAGCGCAGGAAGAAAAATATTACAAAGGAAATTTACACACCCACTCATACTGGAGTGACGGCGATGAATTCCCTGAAATGATCATGCAATGGTATAAGAATAAAGGCTATGATTTCGTTGCCCTTAGCGACCATAATACCATTGCCGAAGGAGAGAAATGGAAAACCATTCCCAGGGATACTCTTTACCAGAATGCATTCAGGGAATATCTGAACCAATATGGAGAAGACTGGGTGCAGTACCGGAAGGATTCTACCGGCACCCACGTAAAACTTAAAGGCCTTAGTGAATTCCGCCCACTTTTCGAAGAGGATGAAAAGTTTATGATCTTCCGGGCAGAGGAGGTAACTTCCTATCTTGAGGACAAAGCCGTACATATGGGCGCCATAAATATTCAGGAATATATTGAGCCCCAGAAAGGCAATACCATAGTTGAACTTATCCAAAATAACCTTAATGCCATAAGGGAACAAAGTGAACGCACGGGTGAGCCTATCTTACAGCACCTTAACCATCCCAATTTCACTTATGCCATCACTGCTGAAGATATTATCCAGATAGACGGGGAGCGTTTTTTTGAGGTCTTCAATGGCCATCCTTATGTAAATAACTACGGCGACAGCATTCACGACAGCACAGAGAAAATGTGGGACCAGATAAATATTGCCTACCTGAACACCGGGAAACCCATAATGTACGGACTGGCGACAGATGACAGCCACCATTACCATAAATTTGGCAGCAAATACAGCAACGCCGGCCGCGGCTGGGTGATGGTAAAAAGTGACAGGCTGCACCCCCACTCCCTTATTGAAGCCATGGAGGCTGGAGATTTTTATTCTTCTACAGGAGTTGTGCTGGATAACATCAGGTTTGAGAACAATATACTTTCGGTCACTATAAAGGCGGAAGAAGGGGTTACCTATACCACAGAGTTCATAACCGCACATAAAGATAATTCCCGGGCAAAATCTGTAAAAACTGTTGAAGGATCATGCGCTTCTTATACGCTGCCAAAAGATCATTTATATGTAAGGGCAAAGATCACCTCCAGCAAGCTAAAAGAAAATCCATATATGGAAGGAGATGTGGAAGTTGCCTGGACCCAACCTTTTCTTACTGAAAATTAA
- a CDS encoding sugar-binding domain-containing protein, whose amino-acid sequence MKNLIILITLLLSSLVVGQRQVQTINSGWEFSLEKNDKKEIVNIPHTWNAEDAFRDGKEYYRGKGTYSKTLFASPAWKDQRIFLKFEGSNQVTTVFVNDQPIGEHRGDIPALFLKFLKPLNLGRKIK is encoded by the coding sequence ATGAAAAATTTGATAATACTTATTACACTTCTTCTTTCCTCATTGGTGGTAGGCCAGAGACAGGTGCAAACCATTAATTCGGGTTGGGAATTTTCTCTGGAAAAAAATGATAAAAAAGAAATTGTAAATATTCCGCATACCTGGAATGCAGAAGATGCCTTTCGGGATGGTAAGGAATATTATCGGGGAAAGGGAACTTACTCAAAGACCCTTTTTGCTTCTCCAGCGTGGAAAGATCAACGTATTTTTTTAAAATTTGAAGGGAGCAATCAGGTTACTACAGTTTTTGTGAATGATCAACCAATAGGGGAACACCGAGGGGATATACCGGCTTTGTTTTTGAAATTTCTGAAGCCCTTAAACCTGGGGAGGAAAATAAAATAA